The Mesotoga sp. UBA6090 region ATGATATAGTGTGTTCTTCAGCCACCTCTCCATCACTAACAACTTTCAAGATCTTCAAGCATGAGATGGGAGTCGTTGCATCAAGAAGATTGCAAAGCTTGCTAATCGGAAATGAGCCTCATCCGACGAAGATTTCCTTATTCACTGAATTCATTCAGAGAGAGAGCACTTCATAGAAAAGGAGGTAAAGCATCATGAAAAAGACTGTTCTATTAGCAGTGTTCCTGTGTTCCCTTATTGGTTTATTTGGCATTGAACTGGTATTCTGGACAGCACCCAATCCCCTCCAGGAAAGCTTCTGGAAGGAGGTTGTTACAGAGTGGAATCAGAATAACCCTGACATCCAGATAAAGTGGTCAACGATTCCCGCTGCGGGTAGTTCAGAAGAAGCTATACTAACATCAATAGCATCTGGAAGAATGCCAGATATCTGTACAAACATCTTCTCGGGCTTTGCAGCACAGCTTATTGAAGCAGATATACTAGTCCCCTTGAATTCTTTCCCGGATTTCTGGGAACTGATGGAACAGAGAAAAATGACCACCATTGTTGAAAACTGGAAGTTTGGAAGCGACTATTACGTACTGCCCATTTACTCTAACCCCATTATGATGTGGTGGAGATCAGACATTCTGAAGGAGCTGGGTTATGACAAGCCGCCCAGAACCTACTCGGAAATCTATGAGATTAGCGAGAAGTACTCAGTGCCCTATGAAAAGTATGGAACGCTAGCAGTTATGGGCAGAAACTGGTACGACAGGTGGTACGACTTCATAACTTACTATTACGCTGCTAGCGAAGGTTCTCCATATCTCGATGTTGAAAAGGCAAGAGCTCTATTCAACAACGACACTGGAAAAGAAGTCGTTACGTTCATCGACACAATGTTTAGAAATGATTGGACGGCAGTTG contains the following coding sequences:
- a CDS encoding extracellular solute-binding protein; its protein translation is MKKTVLLAVFLCSLIGLFGIELVFWTAPNPLQESFWKEVVTEWNQNNPDIQIKWSTIPAAGSSEEAILTSIASGRMPDICTNIFSGFAAQLIEADILVPLNSFPDFWELMEQRKMTTIVENWKFGSDYYVLPIYSNPIMMWWRSDILKELGYDKPPRTYSEIYEISEKYSVPYEKYGTLAVMGRNWYDRWYDFITYYYAASEGSPYLDVEKARALFNNDTGKEVVTFIDTMFRNDWTAVDLGSNPFYFGVVLGGIFGPWEINQARNLFPDVFDHITITPPPVPDDYPEDKPIFTFADTKGLVMFATTKHKEAAWRFIKWVYSDIEKDRKWMEVTNLPPAREDLLTNPIFQEYMEDNPKFAAYASHVAYAVPPALTTKTVEVQEILTTFLIEQIMYGKSSPFDALSDAATRVRRELF